AATGTCACGAGAGGGGTTCAGCCACCTCCAGATAATATTCTAGTGTACACTGGCAGAGAGCAAAGCTTTTGGATAGGGAAAAAATGCTGCGCAGCAAAGGACTGGTTGAGCTGAGGAAGCGAGGCTTTTCCAGCCATGCTTCCAGAGCAGACAGCACGCGAGTGCTGGGTAGGAAGAAGCAGGAACATTTCTCTGCCCAAACCCCTCGTCTCCTCAGCACAGCAGACAGATCGCTGGTGAGCGCATCCGGACAGAGCTCTTACCATGCTCTCTGGGTCCGGAATCCTTACACCGCTGAAGAACTGGTTGGTGCTGAACACTTGCTGGTGTCTGGGAATAAGATCCCCTTTGACcgagaatgaaaaaaacagcGTCAAATTAATTTGCTGGTTTTACAGTGCCTGCGTTGAACAAGCTTATGCTCTAACAAGGCTGATACCATCCGAGAGAACATCTAAAGAGATGGAGTACCATCAAGTGAGACAACAAAAGGTGCTTTCGTGAAAACTAACGTCCATCTAGGACACCAGCGCATCTTCCGGGCTCTGAGTTTCTCtgctgtgcagcagagcagcttttaTGAACTGTGGCCACTACAGCTGGAGGCTTCGATAAATACCTATTTCTATATATCTCCCCATGCCGAGCACCTAGATCCCATCTGAATTATTTGGGTAACCACAAATTTGGATTTGCACAAGCAACAAGATCCCTCGGTAGAACCCAGGGAACGAGGTGGACGAGGCACTAAGCTGCAGGAACCCGTCTGCTCTGTGCCAGAGCTAGAGGGTGCTGTGTAAACACCTATGGCGAGCTGAACTCAACTCCAGCCATGCACAGCACCCAGCTGTGGCCAGGGATCCTGCCCAAAGCCTTCGGCAAGATCAGATCAGCAGCTCCGATCACAGCGGGCCAGCCCGGAGCTCTGCCGAGCAACTGGCAGGAGCCGCCGTTTGCTTTGGCCGTGCTCGAAGCGTGGGCAGCTTTGCTGGCGAGCGCTGTCGGAGGGCGGCGAGTATTGAGCTCCTCGCCATGCTCACGCTGCGGTTcagcattttcaaaggaaaagggTTCCCAAGAGGCAGCCTGTCTGCATAAACAGCCGTGTCTTCTCCGACTGCTGCAATAACCACAGGCGTTCCAGCTTCATCGTGATTTAACTCAGACTGGGGGAGATTCTTTTTTGTAGGCTCCTGAGGATGTTGTACAGAAAAGAGCTGAAATGCAGCACCAAAAGCAACATGCTGTAGTTTTTCCCCAGTACAGCTTCATGGCCCTTTTTTGAAGCTTAAAGCAGCTCAGAGcaagcaaaatgttaaaattaaatctGTAATGAGCCGGTACAGCAGCCAAACCACTACAATTACACAGCTGTGACCAAGGAGCTTTTCTCTGTAAATTCTGCTGCTCAGTTCATCACCTGGATCAAAAGGGAATTTCTTCTGGCTGGAACcccatcattaaaaataaattataacttACCTAACACTATTCTGGAGAATGAAGCAATCAATGTTTAACTATATTTCTAGCTAACGAGCTCATCTGTTTAAAGCCATTAGTCATCTTTATAGTTCCATAAACTGCTGAGTAAAAATTACAATTCTCAGTTCATGGTAACAAATGTCAATTAAAAGTGGGAGTTTGTTCCTTTCCACTCAAGAAATCAGATGTTACACACCAGCACCAAATAGAATCAATGAGCCTGCATTAAGTGTTGCATGGATAATGGcctttttatttaatctctGTTCCAAATCCAGATTGGCTTCCCAGAGGCCACCCCAGCTAAAGAGACTAAACAAGATGTGCACGTGTAAGCCATGCCAGGAAAACCCAGCTGCTTTTCAGGGACAGTAACACCTCAAATACAGCCAGGACCTGCTAAAGAGAGAGATCAAGATCCAATGGGTGCATTCACCTCCTGGCTAATCCCGATTCCCACCACAGAGGAAACTCCTCCTGTGCAAGTTCTAGCCCTGCCACAAGCATcaggaagaatcacagaattccagcttggaagggacctcaaggatcatctgctccaacctttcttggcaaagcacagtctagacaagctggcccagcagcCTGTCCAGCTGCATCTTAAaagaatccaccacttccctggggagattattccaatggctgattgttctcatgagaggacgagaggaaacagcctccagttgccccaggggaggttgaggttggatctggggaacaatttcttccccaaaggcctgtcgggcattggaacaggctgcccagggcagtggtggagtcaccatccctggaggggttgaacagatgggatgaggttctcagggacacggggtagtgccaggggtgggttatggttggactcaatggtcttgagggtcttttccaacctaaatgattctgtgaaaaacttccctcttgtgtccaactggaatctccccaggagtaacttgtacccattacccgtcgtcttttccatgtgactcttTTTACAAAGGGaatctccatcttctttgtagccaccctttaaacactgaaacatggtgatgaggtctcccctaagccttctgaaggctgaacaagcccagctctctcagcctttcctcctatGGTGGCTTCCCAGTCCTTGCATCATCTTTTCGGCCCTTTTCTGGACCctctctgcatcttttttttttacagcagggaccaaaactgaacacagtaacCCAGACGTGGCTTGGAAACGCCAGATCTGGGACCGGTGCAGAGGAGACACTCACCCAGGGTTCTCCGGATGAGGTAGAGCTGGTCCACGTCAGACTTGCCAGGCCACAGGGGAACCCCGGACAGCAGCTCCGCAAAGACACAGCCGATGGCCCACACGTCCACGGGAGGGCCGTACTGCGTGtctcccaccagcagctccgGAGAGCGGTACCACCTGGTAGCCACGTAGTCCGTGTAATAATCGCTCGGCCCGGCTAGGTCGGGGTCgggaaggagagaaacaaaCAGGAATGTGGGGTCAGAATGATGCAGACGAGCCACCATCAGCTGTTCCACATATCGGGGCACCTCCTGGGCAGCAATAGCTACAGGAACAGGATGAGTCACTGCCCACTAGCAGAATCCAACTTGGAAAACACTTGGCAAAAATCAAGaccatatttttctcaaattgaAAATATGTAGAGCTCCACAGCAGGGCCCTGTACCAGCCAGTGGTCAGTTCTCAAAGCCCACGTGATTTGTCTGAACAAgagctaaaaaaccccaaattacGGGCTTTATGACAATGGAAAATGTGAAGCCATTGATTGCAGAGGCAGCGCCTTCTGCCAGAAGGGCTTCTCCTGCCAGGGAGCTCCAGCTGCGTCTCAGCATTGAGTAAGGAACGGCTCGAAGATGCCCATAGGCCCAGTGCCATCTCCCACCGTTGgttcagcagcaccagcacagagcTCAGGAGTTTGTTTCCAGAGGCACTTGGCACTGCGGTGTCTGGACTCGCTCCCTTTCAGCTGGTTTGGGGATCTCTACCCAGCCTTTGGCAGAGATTCTCTGTGAAAACACACCAGCCTTTGTACAGGATGATTTACATGTGCATCAAAGACAAGTGAGTCTTTACTGGTGTTTGGAAGCCTGATCCTACACTTAATGTGAGCTTTCGCTTGTTAACAATCCGTGTAGGTAGCAAGTCGGCACTCACTCAGTATGCGAGCAAATCCGAAGTCACAAAGTTTGATGACTGAGTGCTTGGTTATCAGGATGTTTTCTGGCTTTACATCTCGGTGGATGCACTggacacagaaaaaacaaacaaacaaacaacaagatTAGCAGCAAGTATTTAACCTGGCCCTCGGATAAAAACCTCCTAATTCAGCCACATACACCTTGCACATTATGCCATGAATGTCAAGCAGACGATCACTCCTGCTGAAAGATAAGATGAAAGGATTTCTTAACAGCAGCTAAAGCCATGTCCTGCTGGGCATGACAGtcaccctgcctgcagccacctTTGGGATGAGAGGCTGCGCAggctcccagctccagctgcagagctctgcatcGCGTGGACAAGCCCCAGTTcgctccccagcacccactgggaaccagcaggcaggaggagtGAGGTTTGCACAGCAAGGACTGTTGTTAACCTGGCTCTCTGCAAACGCAACTCACTCGATGCAGGTATGTGTAACACCCTCCTAACACAGGCTGAGTTCTATGAATATGTGGGGAGATCCTAATGAGAGGTGATTTTGTGCATAGGGTCGCCTGGGATCAGTTCTTGGAGCAAGTCCATTAACTGATACTCTAGTATTGTTATATATTACTGATAATCTAGTGGACAAGCAAAGGGTTTTGCTGGCAAAGCTCACAGATGAGATGAGGGCTGTGGTTTAGATGTGGGACTTTATCTATCCCTGCAGGCACCAGAGCACGCCTGGTGTTCCCGCTGCTCAGCACAGGGGAGACGCAGCCAGGGTTCTGTGCCCAGCTTTGGGATCCCCAGCAGAAGGACGACCTGGACATAATGGAGCAACTCCAGTGACAGGCCACGAAAATGATTACGGGGTTGGAGTAAGGAGAGGatgagggagctgggaccaTCACtcaacctggagaaggctcagggggatctcatcaatgtgtGTGGGAAGGAGTAAAGACAGGAACACCTGACGGGAAGGAGTAAAGACGACCGAGCCAggctctcctccctggtgtccactgaaaggacaagaggcaatgggcacaaatgAACatacaggaaattccatttaaacataagcaatttttttttttactgtgagggtggccAAACACCcaaacaggttgcccagagcgtCTATGGAACCTCTGTCCTTGGATATATTCAAACTGGGACTAGAGGAGTTTCTGAGCAGCCTGCTCTAGCTGACCCAGCTTGAGCGGGAGCACcggaccagatgatctccagacgTCCCTTCCAACAGCAGCGATTCTGTGGTTCTTGAGAAGTCACCTTGCCTGCTGCAGGTTCACAACAATCACATTTGGGGTTGGAAAAGAGCTTCTGCTGGTCAAACTAGCAGAGAccttcatttcttctgtgtatGTGTGACAGGTGTGCTCTACTGAAATCACCAGGGTTTGGCTCACGTTGTTCCTCCCCTACCATCACCTCGGCACAGACACCTCAGACTTTTCCTAGCTAAACCGGTGCTAAATTGTTCTCTTCACCTCCTGAGGACTGAAATGCTGCTTGTTAAACCAGCGTCATGGAGCTCCAAAAAGGGCAGCTGCATAAAACCTCATTACCTGTGATCTACAGCAGGTCAGACCACAGCATCTCATTGTTCCCTCTGCTTTAAAACTCCATTAAATCTTTCAGACTGAGTGggggaacagaaaaaaaaagaggaaaaacaacaaaccctgGAAGCAGGACAGACCTATGACCAAGTTCCTGTGGCTCGGCTGAACATAATTCTCCCAGCAAAGACAAAACACCCGTTCCAGAATGACCTCCTGCCCGATTCTTCAATTTCAAATATtggcagataaacaaaaccaaagacaaTTACAGCTAAGTTTGCCTAAAGAACTTCTCCAAAAggctcctttccttccctgcttcttAAAGCATCTGCTTTCTACAGAATATTTGCCATGCACGTTTCTCTTcagagagcagaggaggggctGTAAAACCGGTTTACTGTATCTCATTTTTGAAACCTTTTAACAGGTAACATGATTCAATGCCTCTGACTATCACCAGCAGGACTTTCTGGGAAATCAGAAGCGGTTTGCTCAGGTCTCAGTTGATCAGACGTTAAGCCACTTTTCTAAACGTCAGTTCTAACGCGTGGCACAGGGAACGTACCAGGATATAttgctgttcagcctggaaggGCTTGTCTAAGGTGATCAGAGCAAATCGTTCCTTGACAGCAAACCCAAGGGACCTGTGTGACAGTAAATGCAGCTGTTGTGGCTATACACTAATATTTCAGATACATGTTTCCTGTTGAAATGGGAAACTTCGTCTGACTTCATCCCATGAAAGCTCTGTAATCAGGAAaaactcctcctcctccaaagcCACGTTACAGTGATCATCAGCGGTGTCCAGGGGACTTACATTGTGTTTATGGCAGAAGCTCACAGCCTGGAGGGTCTGCCAGGTTATGCTCTTCACCAGATGCTCCGGCACCCTGTttcaaaaaagcacatttttattttggtgatTAAAAACAACGTTGCTAtcacagaaaaaaggaagaggaggccTTTGAGTGACAATATTGCACAGGGACCTCTGAGCAAAACCGTTGGGGACCAAAGAGAAAAAGCGCTAGGTGCATGTTCTCGCTATAAAGAAATGACAAGAAATACATAATAACTCTTGACTCATGCCATGGACTGTCCAGAGAGGTGACCAAAATGGGATGGGGAAGGACGTTCCTACAAGAGTATAAAGCTCTACTGTGGTTtgcatctcctctccttccctccaacAGCTGGCAAATGCTTCAGAGAAACCCTCTGTTAAAGATCCAACCTCCTCTCTTTCAGTTACTGTGCAACAATTCTTGAACTTCGTTGGCTGTTTGCAATGGTCTTCAACAACCCCAGGAAAGGCAGAGGTGACAGTCTTGGCACTTTCAAGctcaaatacaattttttttcaggtgtttaataatgaaaagctgctgattcaccacaaagaaaaaaagaataacaacaaaacctaaaccaaaccaataTGAACAACATGCAGGAAGCCTGGCCTTTTCTTTAAGGCACCTTCTGCTGTCAGCGCTGAAGGTTTTGTGCATTTTGACACTGTGCTTGCAATGCTAGAGTTTCCTTGCAGAAACATCCTAGAATGAGAGTGCTGCACGGCCAGCCCGACAAGGGGATGCAGTTGGCCAAATGAGCTGGAAACATGGTGCAAAGAGGCGTGTGCCCACCCACCTTAATCCTGACCACAAAAGACTTGACCATCTGCCTTCACAAAGATCAAAAGTACGCAACCAGGCGGTACGCATTTGTTCACGCTGGACTTGTTCCAATGAATAGGAAGCAAATGTGAGGTGTTTTCTTCAAAGAGGGTTATCTGTCCTCTCTTCAGATTCCAGGTGAGCAGGTTCAAACCGGGGTGAAAGCAGCTCACCAGGCACAAAACTACTCGCTGTCAGCGCTCAGTTCTCCTTCCAGAGCTCCACAACAGCGAGAAACAGAAGAACAGGCGCTTGTTTACTCAACGCCCAATTAGTCTCCTGCAGGCGATTCATTTACCTCCAGGCCTGTAAAATGATTTATGAACTTCTGCTTGGCACTTCCACGGCACCAAGTCACTGCGAAGAATTAGGGACAATGTGTTTAGTGGGAGTGTCATTTAGAACGTGGCAAAGGAACAAATCCCGTCCTGGAGAATGTTCCTTCTGCCCGTGCAGCTCTCACTTTGTGCAAGCGCCTGTTTAAAGAGCGGGTATCTGACCCTCTGCTttggttgtggagtctccttctctgagacattcaaacccgcctggactgacctgtgtgatctgctctggtgacgCTGCGTGAGCAGGAGGGTTgcactgggggatctccagaggtccctttaGCCCCAGCCAGTCTGGGGTTCTGTGACCTGGCAGCTCCCGGGGCTGTGCAGAGGTGCAGGCACAGCTGCCACCAACACGTCCTGCCAGGGGCCTGGAAGTCACTGCTCTGACGTCATCAGTGACATCACTACGCACTGTATATGTTTTGGGTGCTCGATTGCCtcagcacacacagcccccagGGATGTGACACAggcagggggctgcggggctgcgtGTCCCCAGCCCAACCTTCCCACCCCCAGCAGCCCTAACGCCTTcgcatagaatcattttggttgaaaaagaccctcaagaccatccagtccaaccacaacctgaCTCCAGCACTACCCCACGTCCCTGcgaacctcatctaaacgccttttaaacccctccagggatggtgactccaccactgccctgggcagcctgttccaatgccccacagccctttccgcgaataattttttcctaatatccaatcagCGAGACACAAGATGCTCCTGGGCCACTCGAACCAGCCAAAGTTCACCCAAACGCTCCGGCTGGGCGCCCTGGTCTCCCTGGTGAGCGGCACCGTGCGGGAACATGCAGGCTCGCACACAGTTCTTGTGGATGTCGTCGCTAAACCCCAGTAACACGGCAAGTCCTGCGCGCTGGGCTGAGAAACCTCTCCTGTAATTAATGAAATTCCTCTGAAaaccctgcagagcagcaacGACACGGACACCCCCCAACTCCTCTGCTCAAAGCTCCCAGCGAGACACAGGCCACTCACCCCCGGGGGTGCTTGTCCAGCTCATGGAGAACCGTGTGGTCGCAGTATTCGAAAACCAGGTGCAGCCGCCGCTTCCTCCTGAACACTTCCAGCAGGTTCACCAGGTTAGGGTGTTTCAGTTGCTGCAACACACGGCAGATGGACCGGTTAGTTATTGCATGGGCAGCGGGGTAAAGGCGGGGGGGACGCGGTGTTTTTGCCCACGAGGGTCTCAATTCTTCAAGCCAAAACCTTTTACACAAGCACAACACAATGTGAAGAAGCCGCTCAGCTACAGCCCAGCCTGTGGTGTCGTTATTTTGGGAACCGCCCGTGGGCAACAGGTCAGTTTGGCTTCAGCGAGTGCCTCTTAGAAAAGATGCTCATAGAAAAAGGATCCCTCACGGTGCCCACGGCTATTCCAGCAGCACCTTCCATCGTAACCATCCAGCCTTTGACGGCACCACCACgagcagcagctctccctgggaAATCACACACGTAAGAGCCCGGAGCTTTGCAttgatatttttctctcatcttcTTTGCAATGTGAGAGCTAAAACCTGTGTCAGGCTCCACGCAAAGGCTGGGCGAACAACATCCTTCTGGAAACAGCAGCCATGGGTGGGTTTACACACAGACTCGCTCTGTTTTCACATATTTCCAGCTTTTCCTATGGAATCGGGATCACACGGAGTGTTTCGAGACTCTGCACAAAGCCCCGCTCTGCCGCCCACCTCCCAGGGCTCCCAGCCATAAAAAGCCCGTTGTCTACAAGGTTATTTGCCGGGCAGAATAATAATTCATCAGGCCCTACATTTCGTACTGATGAAACGCAATCTCACTGCATCCTTGACAAACACTTAGTTGTTGCCTAAGCCAGGAAATAcctcaacaaacaaacaaacaagctgttactatttacagagaaaaagctgaaaagatgGTCAAGCAGGTCTGCGCTTGTTAAAATCAACATTGTCCCGACAGCTCCTGCCTCAGGGACCTGCGGTGGCACCGGCTTCGGACCCTTAGGGATGATGCATTTACCATCTGCATCGCAACTGACTTCTGCAGTGATTATTCTCCTCTTAAGGTCTTTAATATCATTTAAATCTTAATGCTTTTCCTGCATTGTTTACTAAAATGATACAGCTACATGTCATCCGTTTGCCTCAGATACGAGAAAAACCTAGGCTGCTTCTCCCCAAAAtctaactgaaaaataaatattaatttttcctaGACGATGGCTCTTTTAGAGTGGCATCCAGGcttattttgcctctttttgcAGCAGGTAGAGAATCAGGCCTTCGTATTCCTTCGACAGTAACATTTACACCACTTATTTATATGTAAATGCTCAATAAAATACAGGCTGATCGCACAAAAGAGATTTGAGGAAAGGAAATACCAGCAATACCACAACCTGCTGCAATTTTGCAC
Above is a window of Caloenas nicobarica isolate bCalNic1 chromosome 5, bCalNic1.hap1, whole genome shotgun sequence DNA encoding:
- the CDKL1 gene encoding cyclin-dependent kinase-like 1, with the translated sequence MERYEKLGKVGEGSYGVVFKCRNKDTGQLVAIKKFLESEEDPVIRKIALREIRMLKQLKHPNLVNLLEVFRRKRRLHLVFEYCDHTVLHELDKHPRGVPEHLVKSITWQTLQAVSFCHKHNCIHRDVKPENILITKHSVIKLCDFGFARILTGPSDYYTDYVATRWYRSPELLVGDTQYGPPVDVWAIGCVFAELLSGVPLWPGKSDVDQLYLIRRTLGDLIPRHQQVFSTNQFFSGVRIPDPESMEPLEMKFPSISYSALALMKGCLRMDPAERQTCEQLLQHPYFDSIREAADLGKEHEKAARKPGRLTRKHVPGHLPQLTSSNILPALDSKKYCSKTRKSNYHFPNI